One genomic segment of Erysipelotrichaceae bacterium 66202529 includes these proteins:
- a CDS encoding plasmid pRiA4b ORF-3 family protein translates to MKGYQLKITLKNTSPPVWRRIWIPADMTFQNLHEAIQYLFGWMDYHLYDFYIAKKKVRIICDDCEGQSFDCNTDVRDMDTPLYTYLTEQLKLVYTYDYGDNWEHLITVEKESEEAASEIKLLKWKQDNLAEDAGNVWGYQEIVAIAQDETHEDHESMKKWLEMQHIPFDTRTVREQLSSIAQEDMYFSLSQEAGMVLNEALASFIDQLDNMELPGMSLMVADNQETRKVLVIAQYEQGYNMQLYENETDYMRGVESTPALPGYNLYANGISIICLDQGFQQGEGWVSDDGQCIVKIMRTGYLPLDPDDDTAYMVASDLHDFLDILQECGHNNLPDYEDGHMLLGVWKKDGTLQITYPDIGMVNDSITIHLHAAQAEALKKKKKIIEKLYVDLIADVASEFNDIRLPLYLTMENDDYELKVPLDDESYHSYEALNANVVSLVCGFIDEYGGIINLIVNNDNLAQMLSGLCEDLSMRLNIEDFMSEAQKAILEEDIHHDFEMLNTLAGMSEEDFYLFLENLDENQLEGFSQMIEQYMDKYGVDDEETIEKKLPKLKTKKHFDA, encoded by the coding sequence ATGAAAGGCTATCAGCTAAAAATCACCCTAAAAAATACGTCCCCTCCTGTGTGGCGCCGTATATGGATTCCGGCAGATATGACATTCCAAAATTTACATGAAGCAATCCAATATCTTTTTGGATGGATGGATTATCATTTATACGATTTCTACATCGCAAAGAAAAAAGTGAGAATCATCTGTGATGACTGTGAGGGACAATCCTTTGATTGCAATACTGACGTCAGGGATATGGATACCCCGCTGTATACATATTTGACAGAACAGCTAAAGCTTGTATATACCTATGATTACGGAGATAATTGGGAGCATCTCATCACAGTGGAAAAAGAGAGTGAGGAAGCAGCCTCTGAAATAAAGCTGTTAAAATGGAAGCAGGACAATCTTGCCGAAGATGCCGGGAATGTGTGGGGCTATCAGGAAATTGTTGCGATTGCTCAGGATGAGACACATGAGGATCATGAAAGTATGAAGAAATGGCTGGAAATGCAGCATATCCCTTTTGATACGCGTACCGTTCGTGAACAACTGTCCTCCATAGCACAGGAGGATATGTACTTTAGTTTGAGCCAGGAGGCAGGCATGGTGTTGAATGAAGCGCTTGCCAGTTTTATTGATCAGCTTGACAATATGGAGCTTCCCGGTATGAGTCTTATGGTCGCAGATAATCAGGAAACAAGAAAGGTGCTTGTGATTGCTCAATACGAACAGGGCTATAATATGCAGCTATATGAAAATGAAACAGACTATATGCGCGGCGTGGAAAGCACCCCTGCTTTGCCGGGATATAACCTGTATGCCAATGGAATCAGCATTATTTGTCTGGATCAGGGATTCCAGCAGGGAGAGGGCTGGGTTAGTGACGATGGACAGTGTATCGTAAAAATCATGCGTACAGGCTATCTGCCACTCGATCCGGATGATGATACCGCCTATATGGTAGCCTCTGATCTGCATGACTTTCTGGATATCCTGCAGGAATGCGGACATAACAATCTTCCGGATTATGAGGATGGGCATATGCTTTTGGGCGTATGGAAGAAAGACGGTACGCTGCAAATCACCTATCCCGATATCGGCATGGTAAATGACAGTATCACGATTCACCTGCATGCCGCTCAGGCTGAGGCACTGAAAAAGAAGAAGAAAATAATAGAAAAGCTGTATGTTGATCTGATTGCGGATGTTGCCAGTGAATTCAATGATATACGCCTGCCGCTGTATCTGACAATGGAAAATGATGATTATGAGCTCAAAGTACCTCTGGATGATGAAAGCTATCACAGCTATGAAGCATTGAATGCCAATGTTGTATCCCTTGTCTGCGGATTCATTGACGAATATGGCGGTATCATCAATCTGATTGTAAATAACGATAATCTAGCGCAGATGCTCAGCGGTCTATGTGAAGATCTTTCAATGCGCCTTAATATTGAGGATTTTATGAGTGAAGCACAAAAGGCTATTCTGGAGGAAGATATCCACCATGACTTTGAAATGCTGAATACATTGGCAGGCATGAGTGAAGAGGATTTTTATCTGTTTCTGGAGAATCTCGATGAGAATCAGTTAGAGGGCTTTAGTCAAATGATTGAACAGTATATGGATAAATACGGTGTCGATGACGAGGAGACAATAGAAAAAAAGCTTCCGAAATTAAAAACCAAGAAGCACTTTGATGCGTGA
- a CDS encoding GNAT family N-acetyltransferase produces MKKLTLENWQELQPYTALADYHEYNSNTMTMLMWASMYEVHFETHPNYAIAYTCMPGREPVWLMPYCRKEHRNEAVDAIRSYSQEHAIAFEIHSMTKEFKNWLMDSYPMEFLVWDCYDARDYVYDRKQQETLSGKKMQKRRNHFHAFLKQYEGRFVYRKLDESTREDVYAFLRYWQSLKDADDSISAEDTGIHVLLEHLQELPIEGGCIYIDGRLEAFNIASRLSKDMIQIHVEKANREIRGLYIAILKLFLETLEEDIVYVNREDDMGLPKLRKAKTDMQPVCKIQKFGSAHQTLRIQQADASWAEKIRALWEQQFQEETAESTQFYFERLYHEEDCLLLVSEEELICMLQLRPMTIVLDGKDVRVPFVVGVATNPEYEGCGYMGMLMRYALHMVQEQAPFVLLQAYNWDLYKGFGFVEQYHRVCWKLKKQGNGAMVGTWKEAEDAQVLLSLYLQFCEHKNGWRHRDLAYYKNQFLPNAAIWKQKVRVYMENDQPKGYIVQDETAEELHIRECIYTDEEVLQHMMQHFAQKEKTVYVDLDAEAQVEGRSKQETCMMVKQLKSQPFPQEHLFIREEL; encoded by the coding sequence ATGAAAAAACTAACACTGGAAAACTGGCAGGAGCTGCAGCCGTATACAGCACTTGCCGATTATCATGAATACAATTCCAATACGATGACAATGCTGATGTGGGCCAGCATGTATGAAGTCCATTTTGAAACACACCCGAATTATGCCATCGCTTATACCTGTATGCCAGGCCGTGAACCGGTATGGCTGATGCCCTATTGCAGGAAAGAACATCGCAATGAAGCCGTTGATGCAATCCGATCCTATTCCCAGGAACATGCCATCGCCTTTGAAATTCATTCTATGACTAAGGAATTTAAGAATTGGCTGATGGATTCCTATCCGATGGAATTTCTTGTATGGGACTGCTATGACGCAAGAGATTATGTATACGACCGAAAACAGCAGGAAACCCTGTCCGGCAAGAAGATGCAGAAGCGCAGAAATCATTTCCATGCCTTTTTAAAGCAGTATGAAGGCCGCTTTGTGTACCGGAAGCTCGATGAAAGCACCAGGGAGGATGTGTATGCTTTTCTGCGCTATTGGCAATCCCTCAAGGATGCGGATGACAGCATATCCGCAGAGGATACCGGCATTCATGTATTACTGGAGCATTTGCAGGAGCTGCCGATTGAGGGTGGCTGTATTTATATCGATGGCAGGCTGGAGGCATTCAACATCGCATCCCGGCTATCAAAGGATATGATTCAGATTCATGTGGAAAAAGCGAATCGTGAAATCCGCGGATTGTATATCGCGATTTTAAAGCTGTTTCTTGAAACTCTGGAGGAGGACATCGTGTATGTCAACCGTGAGGATGATATGGGACTGCCGAAGCTTCGCAAGGCAAAAACAGATATGCAGCCGGTATGTAAAATTCAGAAATTCGGAAGTGCACACCAGACACTGCGCATACAGCAGGCGGATGCTTCCTGGGCAGAGAAAATCCGTGCCTTATGGGAACAGCAGTTTCAGGAGGAAACGGCAGAAAGCACGCAGTTTTATTTTGAGCGCCTCTATCATGAGGAGGATTGTCTGCTGCTGGTAAGTGAGGAGGAGCTGATTTGTATGCTGCAGCTTCGTCCCATGACAATCGTCCTAGATGGAAAGGATGTCCGTGTACCATTTGTTGTAGGGGTTGCCACTAATCCGGAATATGAGGGCTGCGGCTATATGGGCATGCTGATGCGGTATGCATTGCATATGGTTCAGGAGCAAGCACCGTTTGTACTGCTGCAGGCCTATAACTGGGATTTGTATAAGGGCTTTGGCTTTGTCGAGCAATATCATCGCGTATGCTGGAAGCTGAAAAAACAGGGGAACGGTGCAATGGTCGGCACATGGAAGGAGGCAGAGGATGCACAGGTGCTCTTATCCCTGTACCTGCAGTTCTGCGAGCATAAAAACGGCTGGCGGCATCGTGATCTGGCGTATTATAAGAATCAGTTTCTTCCCAATGCAGCGATATGGAAGCAGAAAGTCCGTGTCTATATGGAGAATGACCAGCCTAAGGGATATATTGTACAGGATGAAACAGCTGAGGAGCTTCATATCCGTGAATGTATCTATACAGATGAGGAAGTCCTGCAGCATATGATGCAGCATTTTGCACAGAAAGAAAAAACAGTCTATGTCGATCTGGATGCAGAGGCACAGGTGGAGGGCCGCAGTAAGCAGGAAACCTGCATGATGGTAAAACAGCTTAAAAGTCAGCCATTTCCACAGGAGCATCTGTTTATCCGTGAGGAATTATAA
- a CDS encoding nucleoside 2-deoxyribosyltransferase: MMKVYIAGSLFNEAEAAQRKKEGAVLRREFPQLEIFNPIDQPFNENKQSLPTPEMIYEGDTKAVEECDIFIADLTNEDAGVMVELGIAIKTNTSIIIGINSDIRLCSANRYDVPTIGMNHYVLGAILKHGYFVRSFDEAVEKLRELLKAAQ; the protein is encoded by the coding sequence ATGATGAAGGTTTATATAGCAGGCTCTCTGTTCAATGAGGCTGAGGCTGCACAGCGTAAAAAAGAGGGTGCTGTTCTGCGAAGAGAATTTCCGCAGCTGGAAATATTCAATCCCATTGACCAGCCGTTTAATGAAAACAAGCAATCACTTCCAACACCGGAAATGATTTATGAAGGAGATACAAAGGCAGTCGAAGAATGCGATATTTTTATAGCGGATCTGACAAACGAGGATGCGGGTGTCATGGTGGAGCTTGGCATCGCAATCAAGACGAATACGAGCATCATTATCGGTATCAACAGCGATATCCGTCTATGCTCCGCAAACCGATACGATGTTCCGACTATCGGTATGAATCATTATGTGCTGGGGGCAATTTTGAAGCACGGATATTTTGTGCGCAGCTTTGATGAGGCAGTGGAAAAGCTGAGGGAGCTATTAAAGGCAGCACAGTGA